One stretch of Akkermansia sp. RCC_12PD DNA includes these proteins:
- a CDS encoding 3'-5' exonuclease — MPRAGDIIGSLRFAAIDFESAGAARGDTDQPVQIGIAACSSLEAEPELWTSYIATDRPVLWSASQVHGITTEMLADAPPFHALWPDIRSRLGGAVVAGHNPATERKFLRRFPGHGFGPWLDTLVLGKMCVPGLPDYSLSTLCDALGVSPSVDALLPGRRWHDALYDALASLLVVRFLVRELKLSGQPLEVFGKALGR, encoded by the coding sequence ATGCCGCGTGCCGGGGACATCATCGGCAGCCTGCGTTTTGCCGCCATTGATTTTGAGTCCGCCGGGGCTGCCCGCGGGGATACGGACCAGCCTGTGCAGATCGGCATTGCCGCATGTTCCTCCCTGGAGGCGGAGCCGGAGTTGTGGACTTCCTATATTGCTACGGACAGGCCGGTCCTGTGGTCGGCTTCACAGGTACACGGCATCACCACGGAGATGCTGGCGGACGCTCCGCCTTTTCATGCGCTGTGGCCTGATATCCGCTCCCGGCTGGGCGGCGCCGTGGTGGCGGGCCACAATCCGGCCACGGAGAGGAAGTTCCTGCGGCGGTTTCCGGGACACGGATTTGGTCCCTGGCTGGATACTCTGGTTCTGGGGAAGATGTGCGTTCCCGGGCTGCCGGATTATTCCCTGTCCACCTTGTGTGATGCCCTCGGAGTGAGTCCTTCCGTGGATGCCCTGCTGCCCGGACGCCGGTGGCATGATGCGTTGTACGATGCTCTGGCGAGTCTTTTAGTCGTCCGTTTTCTGGTGCGGGAGTTGAAGTTGTCCGGCCAGCCTCTGGAGGTTTTCGGCAAGGCGCTGGGAAGGTGA
- a CDS encoding GDSL-type esterase/lipase family protein, producing MRVFFTVCLFWAVFSVGANASQENAIPDPPDVAKLNTQPWIPARYKVVREQLMGKECGVLFVGDSITQGWEQEGAEPWKRLFLPMKAVNFGVSGDRTESMLWRMEDTGLAVKTPPRYCVLLAGTNNIGWWKGKQAPEDTVKGIREVASRLLKKFPGTHLILMEVTPYGPDPRGPLRKRQEEINELLRKPGLPRTTVLSINRDLLNPDGTFREGMFRDKVHLTAKGYQVWADALLSFLKKGG from the coding sequence ATGCGCGTTTTTTTTACCGTGTGCCTGTTTTGGGCCGTGTTTTCCGTTGGTGCGAACGCTTCACAGGAGAATGCCATTCCCGATCCTCCCGACGTCGCCAAGCTGAATACGCAGCCTTGGATTCCGGCACGCTACAAGGTTGTCCGGGAACAGTTGATGGGCAAGGAATGCGGCGTGTTGTTCGTGGGGGATTCCATCACGCAGGGATGGGAGCAGGAGGGGGCGGAGCCCTGGAAGAGATTGTTTTTGCCGATGAAGGCCGTCAATTTCGGCGTAAGCGGGGACAGGACGGAAAGCATGCTATGGAGGATGGAGGATACGGGCCTGGCTGTGAAGACGCCGCCCCGTTATTGTGTTTTGCTGGCCGGGACGAATAATATAGGCTGGTGGAAAGGGAAACAGGCTCCGGAAGATACGGTAAAGGGTATCCGGGAGGTGGCTTCACGCCTGCTGAAGAAATTTCCCGGCACTCATTTGATTCTGATGGAGGTTACTCCTTACGGTCCCGACCCCCGCGGTCCGCTGCGGAAGCGCCAGGAGGAGATTAATGAACTCCTGCGCAAGCCCGGGCTTCCAAGAACTACCGTTCTGTCCATTAACAGGGATTTGCTGAATCCGGATGGAACGTTCCGGGAAGGCATGTTCAGGGACAAGGTCCATCTGACGGCAAAAGGCTATCAAGTATGGGCGGATGCCCTTTTGTCCTTTTTGAAGAAGGGCGGATAG
- a CDS encoding thioredoxin family protein, with amino-acid sequence MKSFFNAAILSLGLLSGIISTGTAQNFDAMSFGGAGDFGTPQASGTARATVESYAAKPFVVVTELALPDHWHVYYKNPGSVGMPLEASMKETPGFRIEGPFWQIPELGKGIVDFYGYSGKAKMAFRITPENNAPEQASFTTTMTWQMCAEQCAAPETRDFTVTLKRGEGRPSPEAASLVRGLVGLSTPAWAQGMQSRISQDGKTVVLHLKTSGTPLPDAPAYFFCDQGEINPTVPQTLKKLDDSTYELSMQFNDTTDGLYPNNLPQADKDKPLSSLSGILRIGDEGVSITASNAPFSAAGQESAAAASPESSVPAPPVMGLAEIMFFMFLGGIILNVMPCVFPVIGLKIMSFVQLGGGERKKVLAHSLTFVLGIMISFWIITAILIALKANMFDWSSPAGPGIFSGDFWLGRGAEGIVNWAFWFENPWVNFCLLGLMLALGLSMFGVFEIGVKATTMGGELQHKKGYAGSFWSGALATVISTPCSAPFLGQAIGAAMLQPPLGIVLCLTMMGLGMSLPYIVLGAFPVLTKYLPKPGAWMESFKQAMSFLIFGTAAYFLWIYMAFFDADNHPQDILFLFFGLVLFSMAFWIYGRWCPIYRSRKSRITGGIFAILFLLAGLFYMLPPESSAWFDRELEAGAAAPADNKNASHAEEGVWAPWSPEAMQAALGQGKAVYVDFTARWCSTCQVNKASYTDEVLAAFKKYGIVMMKADKTRTNPVIDRELKNLGRTAVPVNALYLPGKKPVVTRELLSPSYLLEFLETEMKR; translated from the coding sequence ATGAAAAGCTTCTTCAATGCGGCCATCCTCTCACTGGGGCTGCTGTCGGGCATTATTTCCACGGGAACGGCACAGAACTTCGACGCCATGAGCTTCGGGGGTGCCGGAGACTTCGGCACGCCCCAGGCGTCAGGCACGGCCAGAGCCACGGTGGAATCCTACGCTGCGAAACCCTTTGTGGTAGTCACGGAACTGGCCCTCCCGGACCACTGGCACGTGTATTACAAAAATCCGGGCTCCGTAGGCATGCCGTTGGAAGCTTCCATGAAGGAAACGCCCGGATTCCGCATTGAAGGTCCCTTCTGGCAGATTCCGGAACTGGGCAAGGGAATCGTGGACTTCTACGGCTACAGCGGCAAGGCGAAAATGGCCTTCCGCATTACCCCGGAAAACAATGCCCCGGAACAGGCATCATTCACCACCACCATGACCTGGCAAATGTGCGCGGAACAATGCGCCGCTCCAGAAACCAGGGATTTCACCGTCACCCTGAAACGCGGAGAAGGCCGGCCCTCCCCGGAGGCCGCCTCCCTGGTCCGGGGCCTTGTAGGACTTTCCACTCCGGCCTGGGCACAAGGCATGCAGTCCCGCATCTCCCAGGACGGAAAAACCGTCGTCCTTCATCTGAAAACTTCCGGGACTCCCCTTCCGGACGCTCCCGCCTACTTCTTCTGCGACCAGGGGGAAATCAACCCGACCGTTCCCCAGACTCTCAAAAAACTGGATGACTCCACTTATGAGCTGTCCATGCAATTCAATGATACTACGGACGGCCTTTACCCCAACAACCTGCCTCAAGCGGACAAGGACAAGCCTCTCTCAAGCCTTTCCGGCATCCTCCGCATAGGCGATGAGGGGGTCAGCATCACGGCGTCCAATGCCCCCTTCTCCGCCGCGGGACAGGAATCCGCCGCAGCGGCCTCCCCCGAATCTTCCGTTCCCGCCCCCCCCGTAATGGGTCTGGCGGAAATCATGTTCTTCATGTTCCTCGGCGGCATCATCCTGAACGTCATGCCGTGCGTCTTCCCGGTCATCGGGCTCAAAATCATGAGCTTTGTCCAACTGGGCGGCGGGGAAAGAAAAAAAGTGCTGGCCCATTCCCTCACCTTCGTACTCGGCATCATGATCTCCTTCTGGATCATCACCGCCATCCTGATCGCCCTGAAAGCGAACATGTTCGACTGGTCCTCCCCCGCCGGCCCCGGAATATTCAGCGGCGACTTCTGGCTGGGCCGCGGCGCGGAAGGAATCGTCAACTGGGCATTCTGGTTTGAAAACCCGTGGGTGAACTTCTGCCTGCTGGGGCTGATGCTGGCCCTGGGACTGAGCATGTTCGGCGTCTTTGAAATAGGTGTCAAAGCCACGACAATGGGCGGCGAACTCCAGCATAAAAAAGGCTATGCCGGCTCTTTCTGGTCCGGCGCTTTGGCCACCGTCATTTCCACCCCCTGCAGTGCCCCGTTCCTGGGGCAGGCCATCGGTGCGGCCATGCTCCAGCCCCCGCTGGGCATTGTGCTCTGCCTGACCATGATGGGCCTCGGCATGTCCCTCCCCTACATCGTGCTTGGAGCCTTCCCCGTCCTGACCAAATACCTGCCCAAACCCGGAGCATGGATGGAATCCTTCAAACAGGCCATGTCCTTCCTCATCTTCGGCACCGCCGCATACTTCCTCTGGATTTACATGGCCTTCTTTGATGCGGACAACCACCCGCAGGACATCCTCTTCCTCTTCTTCGGCCTCGTGCTCTTCTCCATGGCCTTCTGGATCTATGGCAGATGGTGCCCCATCTACCGCAGCCGGAAATCACGCATCACGGGGGGCATCTTCGCCATCCTGTTCCTTCTTGCCGGCCTCTTCTACATGCTGCCGCCGGAAAGCTCCGCCTGGTTCGACCGTGAATTGGAGGCGGGAGCGGCGGCTCCAGCAGACAACAAAAACGCCAGCCATGCGGAAGAAGGCGTGTGGGCCCCCTGGAGCCCGGAAGCCATGCAGGCTGCCCTGGGTCAGGGAAAAGCCGTTTACGTGGACTTTACGGCCCGCTGGTGCTCCACCTGCCAGGTAAACAAGGCCTCCTACACGGATGAAGTGCTGGCCGCGTTCAAAAAATACGGCATCGTCATGATGAAGGCGGACAAAACACGGACGAATCCCGTCATTGACCGGGAACTCAAAAACCTGGGCCGCACGGCTGTTCCCGTAAACGCGCTGTACCTGCCGGGGAAAAAACCGGTCGTCACCAGAGAACTCCTGTCTCCCTCCTACCTGCTTGAATTCCTGGAAACGGAAATGAAGCGCTGA
- a CDS encoding OsmC family protein — protein MVKTITTYEGGLRCSMMHEPSGARFSTDAPVDNNGKGESFSPTDLVGAALAGCMSTIMGIVAARKGIKLEGMTVEVSKHMNADPRRIGKLEVTINVPLPADHPDRKMLEQAALSCPVKHSLHPDIEIPITWNWIG, from the coding sequence ATGGTAAAAACTATTACAACGTACGAAGGCGGCCTCCGCTGCTCCATGATGCATGAACCGTCCGGTGCGCGGTTTTCCACGGATGCTCCTGTTGACAACAATGGGAAAGGAGAGTCCTTTTCTCCCACGGACCTGGTGGGTGCGGCCCTTGCCGGCTGCATGAGCACCATCATGGGCATTGTCGCTGCGCGGAAGGGCATCAAGCTGGAGGGGATGACGGTGGAAGTGAGCAAGCACATGAATGCGGACCCCCGCCGCATTGGAAAACTGGAAGTGACCATCAACGTTCCGCTGCCCGCTGATCACCCGGACAGGAAGATGCTGGAACAGGCCGCGTTGAGCTGTCCCGTCAAGCACAGCCTGCACCCGGATATTGAGATTCCCATTACCTGGAACTGGATCGGATGA
- a CDS encoding deoxycytidylate deaminase, which produces MNSNSSHPRLPFPQYVMTLAHAAALRSEDPYRKVGAAALDADNRVIGTAYNGLYPGFKAEDSFWASRDERQKYMLHAEINLCSLFRRGEARVVACTTMPCTSCMQALCAHGVKTIYYCEPYDKSEAPAIASLYGVELIQVTDYPLSAHFPLVLDC; this is translated from the coding sequence ATGAATAGCAACTCATCCCATCCCCGCCTCCCCTTCCCGCAGTACGTAATGACCCTGGCGCATGCCGCGGCTCTGCGGTCGGAAGATCCGTACCGCAAGGTGGGAGCCGCCGCCCTGGATGCGGATAACCGCGTCATCGGCACCGCCTACAACGGGCTCTACCCCGGATTCAAGGCGGAAGACTCCTTCTGGGCCAGCCGGGACGAACGCCAGAAATACATGCTCCATGCGGAAATCAACCTGTGCAGCCTGTTCCGCCGCGGAGAGGCCAGGGTTGTGGCATGCACCACAATGCCCTGCACCTCCTGCATGCAGGCCCTGTGCGCCCACGGCGTAAAAACCATCTACTACTGCGAGCCCTACGACAAATCGGAGGCTCCCGCCATCGCCTCCCTGTACGGTGTGGAACTAATCCAGGTCACGGACTATCCTCTCAGCGCGCACTTCCCCCTGGTTCTGGACTGCTAA
- a CDS encoding MFS transporter: MDDVQTSKKKNPSKKEWRGFYSLILIQAQNAFNEKAAQFLLIPLGVWLAANNIAYGPDSWVNSLQYILGCIFVLPYILFSPFVGWLADCFCKARIIQFMSFLQILVLGAMFLCFRYENIEMAVFWFCIFSVQATILSPAKKGVVKDMVGSRQLGYASGLMEMSLILSMLAAQIGIFVWFDILQVSSNDGWEAAAFPTMILTFIAIPVAVAALFLPRYPSKQTRKFEWKLFYEHFVQLKYLWSQRDLRLSEIGISYFWFLAGALMLISLQIAQEHPIGDAGFSMSAAILMAWLSGGTVVGGVIASVICRKKIELGLIPLGAIGFTVGCIAMSFFAPGSLASNIGFGITGAFAAAYLVPLNAHLQDNCDPSNRSTVIAAGNLMDCIMGLVAVGFQLMLRNIFSVQNQFWVLAVLGVVITIVAFRLIPREFIRMMGLWIMRIVYRSRIIHQDRIPEDGGAIIVANHVTYGDALFLSLICPRPIRFIVAEEFVAIRWLGWILELFNCLPISSRNPRESLSKAIQALKAGEVICIFPEGQLTRTGTLCAARRGLEMLAKKSSCPIIPIYMDELWGSIFSYSGNRFFSKAPLHVPYRFTAAVGEPIAPDAVNPPMVINTLRELSSTCLEIAASIGRDAILNHLEHIGHKPLVTVKNTRLTGYEIAECLMNDTVEAENPELRKWLATLLDCSRSQSRLCDFWMNAQQLERVNALQPRELLLTSVGHEEVHETVAAVLWPILTGTPVYLIGDGDHSMPEGIRQIAGADFLRRRLYSLVPETRTPLYDFSGSGDLVLPNIGWRPCFATDRGIILAMSMKRSVFKLDDGTVQLGMRARTRGRLLPGFYLNPPSSTIIAGATLSTPYSLPPNLYLDESGFLAELQSSNHE; this comes from the coding sequence ATGGATGACGTACAGACATCTAAGAAAAAAAACCCCTCAAAAAAGGAATGGAGAGGTTTTTATTCCCTGATTCTCATACAAGCCCAGAACGCCTTCAATGAAAAGGCGGCCCAATTCCTGCTGATCCCGCTGGGCGTCTGGCTGGCCGCGAACAACATCGCATACGGACCGGACTCCTGGGTCAACTCCCTCCAGTATATCCTGGGCTGCATCTTTGTACTGCCGTACATCCTGTTCTCTCCATTTGTCGGATGGCTGGCGGACTGCTTCTGCAAGGCGCGCATCATCCAATTCATGTCCTTCCTGCAAATCCTGGTGCTGGGGGCCATGTTCCTGTGCTTCAGGTATGAAAACATAGAAATGGCCGTCTTCTGGTTCTGCATCTTTTCCGTCCAGGCAACCATTCTGAGTCCCGCGAAAAAAGGAGTGGTCAAGGACATGGTGGGATCCCGGCAGCTCGGGTACGCCTCCGGGCTGATGGAAATGAGCCTCATCCTGTCCATGCTTGCCGCACAGATCGGCATCTTCGTCTGGTTCGACATTCTTCAGGTATCTTCCAACGACGGCTGGGAAGCGGCGGCCTTCCCCACCATGATTCTCACCTTCATTGCCATTCCCGTGGCGGTGGCCGCCCTGTTCCTGCCCCGGTATCCTTCCAAGCAGACGCGGAAATTTGAATGGAAGCTCTTCTACGAACACTTCGTCCAGCTCAAATACCTTTGGAGCCAGCGGGACTTGAGGCTCAGTGAAATCGGCATCTCCTACTTCTGGTTCCTGGCCGGGGCGCTGATGCTCATCTCCCTGCAGATCGCCCAGGAACATCCCATCGGCGACGCCGGATTCAGCATGTCTGCCGCCATCCTGATGGCATGGCTCAGCGGCGGCACCGTGGTCGGGGGTGTCATCGCCTCCGTCATCTGCCGCAAAAAAATCGAGCTGGGGCTGATCCCTCTGGGCGCCATCGGTTTTACCGTTGGCTGCATCGCCATGTCCTTCTTCGCGCCAGGTTCCCTCGCCAGCAACATCGGCTTCGGCATCACGGGCGCCTTTGCGGCGGCCTATCTGGTGCCCCTGAACGCCCATCTCCAGGACAACTGTGATCCGTCCAACCGGAGCACAGTCATCGCCGCCGGCAACCTGATGGACTGCATCATGGGGCTGGTGGCCGTGGGATTCCAGCTCATGCTGAGGAACATCTTCTCCGTCCAGAACCAATTCTGGGTGCTGGCCGTGCTGGGCGTGGTCATCACGATCGTGGCGTTCCGGCTTATCCCTCGCGAATTCATCCGCATGATGGGCCTCTGGATCATGCGGATCGTGTACCGTTCACGCATCATCCACCAGGACCGCATTCCGGAAGACGGAGGGGCCATCATCGTCGCCAACCACGTTACCTACGGGGACGCCCTCTTCCTCTCCCTCATCTGTCCGCGCCCCATCCGTTTCATTGTGGCGGAGGAATTCGTGGCTATCCGCTGGCTCGGCTGGATACTGGAACTGTTCAACTGCCTTCCCATCTCCTCCCGGAACCCCCGTGAATCCCTCTCCAAGGCCATCCAGGCCCTCAAGGCCGGGGAAGTCATCTGCATCTTCCCGGAAGGGCAGCTCACGCGCACGGGCACCCTGTGCGCCGCACGGAGGGGACTGGAAATGCTCGCTAAAAAATCCAGCTGCCCGATCATTCCCATTTATATGGACGAGCTGTGGGGCAGCATCTTCTCCTACTCCGGCAACCGCTTCTTCTCCAAGGCCCCCCTCCACGTTCCCTACCGCTTCACGGCGGCCGTCGGCGAGCCTATCGCGCCGGATGCGGTTAATCCGCCGATGGTAATCAATACGCTGCGGGAACTCTCATCCACCTGTCTGGAAATCGCCGCCAGCATCGGGAGGGACGCCATTCTGAACCACCTGGAGCATATCGGCCACAAGCCCCTTGTCACGGTCAAAAACACGCGGCTTACCGGCTACGAGATAGCCGAATGCCTGATGAACGACACTGTGGAAGCTGAAAACCCGGAACTCCGGAAATGGCTGGCGACCCTTCTGGACTGTTCCCGCTCCCAGAGCCGCCTGTGCGACTTCTGGATGAACGCCCAGCAGCTTGAACGAGTGAACGCGCTCCAGCCCAGGGAACTCCTGCTCACCAGCGTGGGACATGAAGAAGTCCATGAAACGGTGGCCGCCGTCCTGTGGCCCATCCTCACCGGCACCCCCGTTTACCTGATCGGGGACGGGGACCACAGCATGCCGGAAGGGATCAGGCAGATAGCGGGTGCCGACTTCCTGCGCCGCAGGCTCTACAGCCTGGTTCCGGAAACGCGCACGCCCCTGTACGACTTCAGTGGCTCCGGTGACCTCGTCCTGCCCAACATCGGCTGGCGCCCCTGCTTTGCTACAGACCGCGGCATCATTCTGGCCATGTCCATGAAAAGAAGCGTCTTCAAGCTGGATGACGGCACCGTCCAGCTTGGCATGCGCGCCCGGACGCGGGGACGCCTTCTGCCGGGCTTCTATCTGAACCCGCCTTCTTCCACCATCATTGCAGGAGCCACCTTGTCCACGCCCTACTCCCTGCCTCCCAACCTGTACCTGGACGAATCAGGCTTCCTTGCGGAACTCCAGTCTTCCAACCATGAATAG
- a CDS encoding prephenate dehydrogenase/arogenate dehydrogenase family protein — protein sequence MKDASKKQPSFSSVAIMGPGLLGGALALAVKVRMPHVHVRLWGRRPEPLEYALSIGAAHAVSTRVAEAVQGADLVVLATPVGVMPDIAAAMLPALKPGAVVTDVGSVKGCVHQSVGRALTRAGVAFIGSHPMAGSEKQGMEHASAELFQGATCILTNDEHVHEDVLLLLQRFWERAGCHCIRMQAAVHDSTVARISHIPHALSALCVHSALDGGDVELLGLVSAGGFRDTTRVSMGEPSMWAEILTENSPAVLERLDAALAQLGDVRKFLADGDKKSLAEWLKKAGESRAQALGL from the coding sequence ATGAAAGACGCTTCCAAGAAACAGCCCTCTTTTTCTTCCGTAGCCATTATGGGGCCCGGCCTTCTGGGGGGGGCCCTGGCGCTGGCGGTGAAGGTGCGGATGCCCCATGTCCATGTGCGCCTGTGGGGCAGGAGGCCGGAACCGCTGGAATACGCCCTCTCCATTGGTGCGGCTCATGCCGTTTCCACCCGTGTGGCGGAAGCGGTGCAGGGGGCGGACCTTGTTGTGCTGGCTACTCCCGTGGGGGTGATGCCGGATATCGCGGCCGCCATGCTGCCGGCCTTGAAGCCGGGCGCCGTCGTGACTGACGTGGGTTCCGTGAAGGGATGCGTGCACCAGTCCGTGGGGAGGGCGCTGACGCGGGCCGGAGTGGCGTTTATCGGTTCCCATCCCATGGCCGGTTCCGAGAAGCAGGGCATGGAGCATGCTTCCGCGGAGTTGTTCCAGGGGGCTACCTGCATTTTGACGAATGACGAGCACGTGCATGAGGATGTTCTTCTTTTGCTCCAGCGGTTTTGGGAGCGTGCAGGCTGCCACTGCATCAGGATGCAGGCGGCGGTCCATGATTCCACCGTGGCCCGCATTTCCCATATTCCGCACGCTCTTTCCGCACTATGCGTTCACAGTGCGCTGGACGGAGGTGATGTGGAGCTGCTGGGGCTGGTGTCCGCCGGCGGCTTCCGCGACACCACCCGCGTTTCCATGGGGGAACCGTCCATGTGGGCGGAGATTCTGACGGAGAATTCCCCGGCCGTTCTGGAACGGCTGGATGCGGCGCTGGCCCAGTTGGGCGACGTGCGGAAGTTTCTGGCGGACGGGGATAAGAAGTCTCTGGCGGAATGGCTGAAGAAAGCCGGAGAGAGCAGGGCGCAGGCTCTGGGACTGTAG
- a CDS encoding TonB-dependent receptor → MNNRRYRRHGRGLHRAAAIGSLLVLGPSAYAAVDKPAAEEDVQEMPERVMTIRSKSLRAETVSTATLTNMKTEEVPQTVNVITRDLMESKGTDSLVEALRMDSSVNTGGDMLMSRTADQYTIRGFAGSDVQIGNMPLPRGMGYGMDTSLVENIEIVKGPIGSIAGGQSSTLGPYGAGGSINLVLKTPEFVDRTELTAYARFSHHGQKYRMTIDDTRYRGDETDGFALRTVAAAEYDRPFWLNGDANGGQKYTVSPIFRWQHDSRTKTVLTTSFQYQNSPTYMGIPVLAGHFVGPYDAWYGSPSGRLNSKSLLAMLDFERKLEKVWTVRIGGGLGYSDVDYNIWGVSSSPGRGGGMTTQEYYNQMIADGKAKYEASWSDTQNINWNFYSNALAEFKTGQVAHEALMGVSYTGRSVYGDGSSMNNTNDYFSLYDPAPVVPSPRDYSGLNSDDSVIQRAGFLLQDVLSYGEWRFLAGVRGDAHFSMDNNYAFAWSPRFGITRMIGERVALFANAARTSAPNFGYKDENNKELTNSWRTDQMEFGFRVSPVDKVWFSASWFDIIQNNTPVILPGSLDRYYADGSKRAEGVELSLTGEITKNWSSYLSYTYTRTKNRTTGEVYPTIAPNALAIWQKYRIDGGLLNGTVLGLGYRCKDSYYATFRGEKIADNYTIPSYSVFDFTVEIPLPETKWLKDATLRLAVYNIFDKKYVQSTRHAVQCTVGDPRTFEVGLKTTF, encoded by the coding sequence ATGAATAACCGCCGTTATCGCCGCCACGGGCGCGGTTTGCACCGCGCCGCCGCCATCGGGAGCCTTCTTGTCCTGGGGCCGTCAGCCTATGCCGCCGTGGACAAACCGGCAGCGGAAGAGGACGTTCAGGAAATGCCGGAACGGGTCATGACCATCCGTTCCAAGTCCCTGCGGGCGGAGACGGTGAGCACGGCCACGCTTACGAACATGAAAACGGAAGAGGTCCCGCAGACGGTAAACGTGATTACGCGGGATCTGATGGAGTCCAAGGGGACCGATTCCCTGGTGGAGGCCCTGCGCATGGATTCCTCCGTCAATACGGGCGGGGACATGCTGATGTCCCGAACAGCGGACCAGTACACCATCCGCGGTTTTGCGGGGAGTGACGTACAGATAGGCAACATGCCTCTTCCGCGCGGCATGGGGTACGGCATGGATACGTCCCTGGTCGAGAATATTGAAATCGTCAAGGGCCCCATCGGTTCCATAGCCGGCGGCCAGTCCAGCACGCTGGGACCCTACGGGGCGGGCGGCTCCATCAATCTGGTTTTGAAGACGCCGGAGTTTGTGGACAGGACGGAACTGACGGCTTATGCCCGTTTTTCCCACCACGGCCAGAAGTACCGCATGACCATTGACGATACCCGCTACCGGGGCGACGAAACGGACGGTTTCGCCCTGCGCACGGTGGCCGCCGCCGAATACGACCGCCCGTTCTGGCTGAACGGCGATGCCAACGGCGGCCAGAAGTATACGGTTTCCCCCATTTTCCGCTGGCAGCACGATTCCCGCACCAAGACAGTGCTGACGACCAGCTTCCAGTATCAGAATTCGCCCACCTATATGGGCATTCCCGTTCTGGCCGGTCATTTTGTGGGTCCTTACGACGCTTGGTACGGTTCACCGAGCGGCCGCCTCAATTCCAAGTCCCTGCTGGCAATGCTGGATTTTGAACGCAAGCTGGAAAAGGTTTGGACGGTCCGCATCGGCGGCGGCCTGGGCTACAGCGACGTTGATTATAATATCTGGGGCGTTTCCTCCTCTCCCGGCCGCGGGGGCGGCATGACCACGCAGGAGTATTACAACCAGATGATTGCGGACGGCAAGGCCAAGTATGAGGCTTCCTGGAGCGACACGCAGAATATCAACTGGAATTTTTATTCCAACGCCCTGGCGGAGTTCAAGACCGGCCAGGTGGCGCATGAGGCGCTCATGGGCGTGTCCTATACGGGACGCAGCGTGTACGGGGACGGCTCGTCCATGAATAATACGAACGATTATTTTTCCCTGTATGATCCGGCTCCCGTGGTTCCCTCCCCCCGGGATTATTCCGGCCTCAATTCGGACGATTCCGTCATCCAGCGCGCGGGATTTCTGTTGCAGGACGTGTTGTCCTACGGAGAATGGCGCTTCCTGGCCGGGGTGCGCGGCGACGCTCATTTCAGCATGGACAATAATTACGCGTTTGCCTGGAGTCCCCGCTTCGGCATCACCCGCATGATCGGGGAGCGCGTGGCGCTGTTCGCCAACGCCGCCCGGACTTCCGCGCCCAACTTTGGCTACAAGGATGAGAACAACAAGGAACTGACCAATTCCTGGAGGACGGACCAGATGGAGTTCGGCTTCCGTGTCAGTCCGGTGGACAAGGTATGGTTTTCCGCTTCCTGGTTTGACATTATCCAGAACAATACTCCCGTGATTTTGCCCGGCTCCCTTGACAGGTATTATGCGGACGGCTCCAAAAGGGCGGAAGGCGTGGAACTTTCCCTGACCGGGGAAATTACCAAGAATTGGAGTTCCTATCTTTCCTATACCTACACGCGCACCAAGAACCGGACCACCGGGGAGGTGTATCCCACCATCGCGCCCAATGCGCTGGCCATCTGGCAGAAGTACCGCATTGACGGCGGCCTGCTGAACGGCACTGTTCTGGGGCTGGGCTACCGTTGCAAGGATTCCTATTACGCCACGTTCCGAGGCGAGAAGATCGCGGATAATTACACGATTCCTTCCTACAGCGTGTTTGATTTCACCGTGGAGATTCCCCTGCCGGAGACCAAATGGCTGAAGGATGCTACGCTGAGGCTGGCCGTGTACAATATTTTCGACAAGAAGTACGTGCAGTCCACCCGCCACGCCGTTCAGTGCACCGTGGGCGATCCCCGCACGTTTGAAGTAGGCCTGAAGACCACATTTTAA